Proteins encoded within one genomic window of Mycolicibacterium monacense:
- a CDS encoding ABC transporter permease has product MTAGSPSRFRPRVQRRVAGWVDGLSRIGTQAQFYFQTLGSTKDVVIHYKVELFRLVAQMSLGVGALAVVGGTVVIVGFLTLSTGALVAVQGYNQFADVGVEALTGFASAYFNVRLIGPVIAGIGLAATIGAGATAQLGAMRINEEIDALEVMGVRSVAYLASSRVLAGVIVVIPLYCVAVLSAFWAARFGTIAIYGQSSGVYDHYFTTFLNSTDIIWSFLQAIAMAIVIMLVHTYYGFTATGGPAGVGEAVGRAVRTSLIAAVLVVLFLSLAIYGQSGNFHLAG; this is encoded by the coding sequence GTGACCGCCGGTTCGCCGAGCAGGTTCCGGCCCCGAGTGCAGCGCAGGGTCGCGGGCTGGGTGGACGGCCTCAGCCGGATCGGCACACAGGCGCAGTTCTACTTCCAGACACTGGGTTCGACCAAGGACGTCGTAATCCATTACAAGGTCGAGTTGTTCCGGCTGGTAGCCCAGATGAGCCTGGGCGTCGGGGCGTTGGCGGTGGTCGGCGGGACGGTCGTCATCGTCGGGTTCCTCACGCTGTCCACCGGTGCGCTGGTGGCCGTGCAGGGGTACAACCAATTCGCCGACGTCGGCGTCGAGGCGCTCACCGGTTTCGCGTCGGCGTACTTCAACGTGCGGCTGATCGGACCGGTCATCGCAGGGATCGGCCTGGCAGCGACCATCGGTGCGGGCGCGACGGCACAACTCGGCGCCATGCGCATCAACGAGGAGATCGACGCGCTCGAGGTCATGGGGGTGCGCTCGGTGGCCTACCTCGCGTCCAGCCGAGTGCTGGCGGGCGTGATCGTGGTGATACCGCTGTACTGTGTCGCGGTCCTATCTGCCTTCTGGGCAGCGCGTTTCGGCACGATCGCGATCTACGGTCAGTCCTCGGGCGTGTACGACCACTACTTCACCACTTTCCTCAACTCCACCGACATCATCTGGTCGTTCTTGCAGGCCATCGCGATGGCGATCGTCATCATGCTGGTTCACACGTACTACGGCTTCACCGCCACGGGCGGCCCCGCCGGGGTCGGGGAGGCGGTCGGTCGCGCCGTGCGCACCTCACTGATCGCCGCTGTGCTCGTCGTCCTGTTCCTCTCGCTGGCCATCTATGGCCAGTCGGGCAACTTCCACCTGGCCGGTTGA
- a CDS encoding mammalian cell entry protein, whose protein sequence is MAEHADTADGRLTESDMAAPQRHNGIRLAVAFSVVAIVGLGGVAGWLGYRIVDDRRAQAEQNEFVEAARQGAINLTTIDHTSVDADIKRILDSSTGTFRDDFEKRSQTFAEVVKQAQSKSEGSVTSAGLESREGDTAQVLVVMSVNMSNAGAAEQSPRSWRMRVGVKQTGDVAKVSDVQFVS, encoded by the coding sequence ATGGCAGAGCATGCTGATACCGCCGACGGCAGGTTGACCGAGTCGGATATGGCTGCGCCGCAGCGGCACAACGGGATACGGCTGGCCGTGGCGTTCAGCGTGGTGGCGATCGTGGGGCTGGGCGGCGTGGCCGGGTGGTTGGGTTACCGCATCGTCGACGACCGGCGCGCGCAGGCCGAACAGAACGAGTTCGTCGAGGCCGCGCGGCAGGGTGCGATCAACCTGACCACGATCGACCACACCTCCGTCGACGCCGACATCAAGCGGATTCTCGACAGTTCGACCGGCACCTTCCGCGACGATTTCGAGAAGCGGTCGCAGACCTTCGCCGAAGTGGTCAAGCAGGCGCAGTCGAAGTCCGAGGGGTCGGTCACCTCCGCGGGACTGGAGTCGCGCGAAGGCGACACCGCTCAGGTCCTGGTCGTCATGTCGGTCAACATGTCGAACGCCGGTGCGGCGGAACAGAGCCCGCGCTCATGGCGGATGCGCGTGGGTGTCAAACAGACCGGCGACGTCGCCAAGGTCTCCGACGTTCAGTTCGTGTCATGA
- a CDS encoding MCE family protein, with protein sequence MKPFAERNPFVIGLAGITVTAGIAVIALQYDKLPFSTSDNDYSAYFAEAGGLQAGAPVQVAGFRVGQVSAVELDGTRVLVDFDVDENVHLGELTEAHIRTKSLLGSKVLEVTPRGDGDLNATIPLERTRSPYQLPDALGDLSTTISGLNTDTVSAALATLADTFQNTPPDLRAAVEGVGRFSQTLGERDAELRNLLSNASKATGVLSQRADEVAKLVADSNALLAALREQSTALEQISRNLSAFATQLGAFIDENREQMRPALDKLNGVLTIVDNRKERIMLAIKYLNQYTMGLGETVGSGPFFKAYLANLPGQLVQPFIDAAFSDLGLDPNVLPPSQLSDPQTGQPATPALPVPFPRTGQGGEPRLTLPDAITGNPGDPRYPYREPLPAPPPGGPPPGPPAPWPTGQQPTAQPTPSPVFEPAPGEPTAAPEPVNGGQ encoded by the coding sequence ATGAAACCCTTCGCCGAACGCAATCCGTTCGTCATCGGCCTGGCGGGCATCACGGTGACGGCCGGTATCGCGGTGATCGCGCTGCAGTACGACAAACTGCCGTTCAGCACGTCCGACAACGACTACTCGGCATACTTCGCGGAAGCCGGTGGTCTGCAGGCCGGGGCGCCCGTGCAGGTCGCCGGTTTTCGCGTGGGCCAGGTGTCAGCGGTCGAACTCGACGGCACCCGGGTGCTGGTCGACTTCGACGTCGACGAGAACGTGCATCTCGGTGAGCTGACCGAAGCGCACATCAGGACGAAGAGCCTGCTCGGTTCCAAGGTCCTCGAGGTCACGCCGCGCGGAGACGGCGACCTCAACGCGACCATCCCCCTGGAGCGGACGCGGTCGCCCTACCAGCTCCCCGATGCGCTGGGCGACCTGTCGACGACCATCAGCGGCCTGAACACCGACACGGTCTCCGCCGCTCTGGCGACACTGGCCGACACCTTCCAGAACACGCCGCCCGACCTCCGGGCGGCGGTCGAGGGCGTCGGCAGGTTCTCTCAGACTCTCGGCGAACGCGACGCCGAGCTGCGAAACCTGTTGAGCAACGCCAGTAAAGCCACGGGGGTGCTGTCCCAGCGCGCCGACGAGGTCGCCAAGCTGGTCGCGGACAGCAATGCCCTGCTGGCGGCACTGCGAGAGCAGAGCACCGCGCTGGAGCAGATCTCCCGCAACCTCTCCGCATTCGCGACCCAGCTCGGTGCCTTCATCGACGAGAACCGAGAGCAGATGCGTCCCGCGCTGGACAAACTGAACGGTGTTCTGACGATCGTCGACAACCGCAAGGAACGCATCATGTTGGCGATCAAGTACCTCAACCAGTACACGATGGGGCTGGGGGAGACGGTCGGCTCCGGTCCGTTCTTCAAGGCGTACCTGGCGAATCTGCCCGGCCAGCTGGTCCAGCCCTTCATCGACGCGGCCTTCTCCGACCTCGGTCTCGACCCGAATGTGCTGCCCCCGTCGCAACTGTCCGATCCGCAGACCGGGCAGCCTGCGACACCGGCGCTGCCCGTTCCGTTCCCGCGCACCGGCCAGGGGGGCGAACCACGTCTCACCCTTCCCGATGCGATCACCGGTAACCCGGGCGATCCGCGCTACCCCTACCGGGAACCGCTGCCCGCACCGCCTCCTGGCGGGCCGCCACCTGGACCGCCAGCCCCGTGGCCGACAGGTCAACAGCCCACGGCTCAACCGACCCCGTCGCCGGTGTTCGAGCCGGCTCCAGGCGAACCCACGGCCGCGCCCGAACCCGTGAACGGAGGGCAGTGA
- a CDS encoding MCE family protein gives MRNRTLRIGLAIALVLVALAGGVVALRSMDQAGRTTITAYFDNSNGLFTGDEVRILGVPVGAVETIEPQPERVKITFWVDDKYQVPADAKAVIVSPQLVTARAVQLTPAYSSGPAMADGAVIPEDRTAVPLEWDDLRTQLEKLTNALQPTQPGGVSTLGQFVNTAADNLRGQGANIRETVTAMAKALSALGDHSGDTFSTLKNLSVVVSALEDSSELLGQLNRNLATVTGLLADDPDAVGTAINDLNAVVAQATQFLRDNREAAGIATDRLASITTAVNGGLDDIKQALHAFPNAAQNFANVYQPSQAALTGMLAVNNLADPIQFICGSIEAASRVNAVYSSKLCAQYLAPIVKNRQMNFPPLGENLFVGQQARPNEITYSEDRLRPDFVPPAAPTEPAAAEEPVATDPSAGLPGLMVPAGGGS, from the coding sequence ATGCGTAATCGCACTCTGCGGATCGGTCTGGCGATTGCACTCGTGCTCGTGGCGCTCGCCGGTGGTGTGGTCGCGTTGCGTTCGATGGACCAGGCGGGCAGAACCACCATCACCGCGTACTTCGACAACAGCAACGGTCTGTTCACCGGGGATGAAGTGCGTATCCTCGGCGTGCCGGTGGGTGCCGTGGAGACGATCGAACCGCAACCGGAGCGGGTCAAGATCACGTTCTGGGTCGACGACAAGTACCAGGTGCCCGCGGATGCGAAAGCCGTCATCGTGTCGCCCCAGTTGGTCACAGCGCGGGCCGTTCAGCTGACGCCGGCCTACTCGTCGGGTCCGGCGATGGCCGACGGGGCGGTCATTCCCGAGGACCGTACCGCTGTTCCGCTCGAATGGGACGATCTGCGAACGCAATTGGAGAAGCTCACCAATGCACTGCAACCCACGCAGCCCGGCGGGGTCAGCACCCTCGGACAGTTCGTCAACACCGCCGCGGACAATCTCCGCGGTCAGGGGGCCAACATCCGCGAGACCGTCACCGCCATGGCCAAGGCACTGTCCGCGCTGGGTGACCACAGCGGTGACACCTTTTCGACCCTGAAGAATCTCTCCGTGGTGGTGTCCGCCCTTGAGGACAGTTCCGAACTGCTCGGCCAACTCAACCGCAACCTGGCCACGGTCACGGGGTTGCTGGCCGACGATCCAGACGCCGTGGGGACCGCCATCAACGATCTCAACGCCGTGGTGGCGCAAGCCACGCAGTTCCTCCGGGACAACCGCGAAGCAGCGGGAATCGCCACCGACAGGCTGGCGTCCATCACCACCGCGGTCAACGGCGGTCTCGACGACATCAAGCAAGCGTTGCACGCCTTCCCCAATGCGGCACAGAACTTCGCGAACGTCTACCAACCGTCCCAGGCCGCGCTCACCGGCATGCTCGCCGTGAACAACCTCGCCGACCCGATCCAATTCATCTGCGGTTCCATCGAGGCCGCGTCACGGGTCAACGCCGTGTATTCGTCGAAGCTGTGCGCTCAGTACCTGGCTCCCATCGTCAAGAACCGGCAGATGAACTTCCCCCCGCTGGGGGAGAACCTGTTCGTCGGGCAGCAGGCCCGTCCGAACGAGATCACCTACAGTGAGGACCGATTGCGGCCCGACTTCGTTCCGCCAGCGGCGCCTACCGAACCTGCCGCCGCTGAGGAGCCTGTGGCCACCGATCCGTCCGCCGGGCTTCCGGGCCTGATGGTGCCCGCCGGAGGGGGATCATGA
- a CDS encoding MCE family protein — translation MLTRRVKLQLAVFALVALIAGGIMAFGYVRVPAMLGIGQYTVTVELPQAGGLYQTGNVTYRGTKVGRVSDVRLTDNGGVEAVLSMDSSVAIPSDLDAEVHSTSAIGEQYVALVPRSDDAPPLKNGDVIPVDRASVPPSINTLLDAANSGIQAIPRDNVKTVIDESYTAVGRLGPELSRIVQGSTRLAGDARANLDPILALIDKAKPVMDSQAETADSINAWASHLANLTDQVRDADPGVAGLLERGADAAEEARQLFDTVKPTLPVLLANLVSVGEVAVVYQPAIEQVLVLEPQLVASLQGALLANKDSQRFSPGLYVSFNLNLNLPPPCTTGFLPVDQQLAPNVETPADPVAGDLYCRIPKDSFNVVRGNRNYPCLNRPGKRAPTAKMCESNEEYVPLNDGMNWKGDPNATLSGQDIPQLAPSPDPAPAAPPPIAVAEYDPATGEYLGPDGKIYTQADLGSRTEGRTWQSMLIPPTAG, via the coding sequence ATGCTGACCAGGCGAGTCAAACTACAGCTGGCAGTGTTCGCGCTCGTCGCGCTGATCGCCGGTGGGATCATGGCCTTCGGATACGTCCGCGTGCCCGCGATGCTCGGAATCGGCCAGTACACGGTCACAGTCGAGCTTCCTCAGGCCGGTGGCCTCTACCAGACCGGCAACGTCACCTACCGGGGCACCAAGGTCGGTCGGGTCAGCGACGTCCGCCTGACCGACAACGGTGGTGTCGAGGCGGTGCTGTCGATGGACAGCTCCGTCGCCATCCCCTCGGACCTCGATGCGGAGGTGCACAGCACCTCCGCCATCGGCGAGCAGTACGTCGCGCTGGTACCGCGGAGTGACGACGCGCCGCCGTTGAAGAACGGTGACGTCATCCCCGTCGACCGAGCCTCCGTGCCACCCTCCATCAACACCCTCCTCGACGCAGCCAACAGCGGCATCCAGGCGATCCCACGCGACAACGTCAAGACGGTGATAGACGAGAGCTACACGGCGGTCGGACGATTGGGTCCGGAGCTGTCGCGCATCGTGCAGGGGTCCACCCGGTTGGCCGGCGACGCGCGCGCGAACCTCGACCCCATCCTCGCGCTGATCGACAAGGCGAAGCCCGTCATGGACTCGCAGGCCGAGACCGCCGATTCGATCAACGCCTGGGCCTCTCACCTGGCGAACCTGACCGATCAGGTGCGCGACGCCGACCCGGGCGTGGCAGGTCTGCTCGAACGCGGCGCAGATGCGGCCGAGGAGGCGCGGCAGCTTTTCGACACGGTCAAGCCGACCCTGCCGGTGCTGCTGGCCAACCTGGTCAGTGTCGGTGAGGTCGCCGTGGTGTACCAGCCGGCCATCGAACAGGTGCTCGTGCTCGAACCGCAGCTGGTGGCGAGCCTGCAGGGCGCTCTGCTCGCCAACAAGGACTCCCAGCGGTTCTCACCCGGCCTGTACGTGAGCTTCAACCTCAACCTGAACCTGCCGCCGCCATGTACGACCGGGTTCCTGCCGGTCGACCAGCAACTCGCCCCCAATGTCGAGACCCCCGCCGATCCGGTAGCGGGCGATCTGTACTGCCGGATACCGAAGGACTCCTTCAACGTGGTGCGCGGCAACAGGAACTACCCGTGCCTGAACCGGCCGGGCAAGCGGGCGCCGACGGCGAAGATGTGCGAGAGCAACGAGGAGTACGTACCGCTCAACGACGGGATGAACTGGAAGGGTGACCCGAACGCGACCCTGTCCGGACAGGACATCCCGCAGTTGGCCCCGTCTCCCGATCCGGCGCCGGCCGCGCCGCCGCCGATAGCGGTCGCCGAGTACGACCCGGCCACAGGGGAGTACCTCGGCCCTGACGGCAAGATCTACACCCAGGCGGACCTGGGTTCCAGGACGGAAGGTAGGACATGGCAGAGCATGCTGATACCGCCGACGGCAGGTTGA
- a CDS encoding MCE family protein → METLSVRHRVHPLWWTAALFGTVIGLVVVCSLTFAGAFRRDVPVMLTSDRSGLVMESGAKVKMRGVEVGRVAGIAGGGRTVGLKLELFPDQISRIPANVEAEISSTTAFGAKYVDLIYPDHPSPQRLNAGAVLKSRNVSTEVNTVFDNLVGLLEQIDVSKLSAVLTAVADGVRGQGERMGQATTDANQVLLAVNPRMDEVGANWVSFRKFSDAYSSAAQDILATLDAASVTSGTVTGHAKDLDALLLSSIGFTNSGIELIAPNRDNLVNGINILEPTTSLLLKYDPIYTCLLQGAKFALDNGAYESIGGNGRSVVQDVGLLLGDDPYRYPQNLPVVAAKGGPGGKPSCGSLPDVSKNFPVRYLVTDTGFGTGLDIRPNPGIGFPGWANYFPVTKAVPEPPRVRHPGGLAPGPAPAYPGGAPYGAPLYGPGGTPLWPGVPPAPAPAPAPAPSGPLPAEAPVPPSDSDPTTQTAPSP, encoded by the coding sequence ATGGAAACCCTGAGTGTTCGCCACCGCGTCCACCCCCTGTGGTGGACCGCGGCACTGTTCGGCACGGTCATCGGCCTGGTCGTGGTGTGTTCGCTGACCTTCGCCGGCGCTTTCCGCCGAGACGTCCCGGTCATGTTGACCTCGGACCGGTCCGGACTCGTGATGGAGTCTGGCGCGAAGGTCAAGATGCGGGGAGTGGAGGTCGGCCGGGTGGCCGGCATCGCGGGCGGCGGCCGCACCGTCGGTCTGAAACTGGAACTCTTCCCCGATCAGATCAGCCGCATCCCCGCCAACGTCGAGGCCGAGATCTCCTCCACCACAGCATTCGGCGCGAAGTACGTCGACCTCATCTACCCGGATCATCCGAGCCCGCAACGCCTCAACGCCGGGGCGGTGCTGAAGTCACGCAACGTCTCGACCGAGGTGAACACCGTGTTCGACAACCTCGTCGGGTTGTTGGAACAGATCGACGTGTCCAAGTTGAGCGCCGTGCTCACCGCGGTTGCCGACGGTGTGCGCGGCCAGGGCGAGCGCATGGGTCAAGCCACCACGGATGCGAATCAGGTTCTGCTCGCGGTCAATCCGAGGATGGACGAGGTCGGCGCGAACTGGGTGTCGTTCAGGAAGTTCAGTGACGCCTACAGCTCCGCCGCACAGGACATCCTCGCCACGCTGGACGCGGCGAGCGTGACCAGCGGTACGGTCACCGGCCACGCGAAGGATCTCGACGCGCTGTTGTTGAGCTCGATCGGGTTCACCAACAGCGGGATCGAACTGATCGCACCCAACCGGGACAATCTCGTCAACGGCATCAACATCCTCGAGCCGACGACCAGTCTGCTGCTCAAATACGACCCCATCTACACCTGCCTGCTGCAGGGTGCGAAGTTCGCACTCGACAACGGGGCCTACGAGAGCATCGGCGGAAACGGCCGTTCGGTGGTGCAGGACGTCGGGCTGCTCCTCGGCGACGATCCGTATCGCTATCCGCAGAACCTGCCGGTGGTGGCCGCCAAGGGCGGCCCGGGAGGTAAGCCGAGTTGCGGCTCGCTGCCCGACGTGAGCAAGAACTTCCCGGTTCGCTACCTGGTCACCGACACGGGCTTCGGCACCGGGCTGGACATCAGGCCGAACCCGGGGATCGGGTTCCCGGGCTGGGCCAACTACTTCCCCGTCACCAAGGCGGTGCCCGAACCCCCGCGGGTTCGCCATCCCGGCGGTCTTGCGCCGGGGCCGGCACCGGCCTACCCGGGCGGGGCGCCCTACGGCGCACCGCTGTACGGGCCGGGTGGAACCCCCCTGTGGCCCGGTGTGCCGCCCGCGCCTGCTCCCGCTCCCGCGCCGGCACCGAGCGGGCCGCTACCCGCTGAAGCTCCTGTGCCCCCGTCGGACTCGGATCCGACCACGCAGACGGCGCCGTCACCATGA
- a CDS encoding cytochrome P450: MTTSEQTANVDSGAQDANSQELPVFPFKRQCPFAPADDYADGGSIRKVSFKSLVPAWLVTDYSDVKAVLADRRSSVRNIPDPSRGDEGGEPLPGFFVAMDPPDQTRLRKMLSREFTPRRMEAMRPAVERITNKLIDQILEQDGPVDLVQALALPLPSLVICELLGIPYDRHDWFQEETVKFLRLDTSPEEAAQTVASVMGYLGELTVSKMDDPGDDLISLLLNHVRSGDPTIPEVAGMAAFLLMAGHETTGNMISLGVYALLEHPDQLELLRQDPSRVPAAVEELLRFLDIIGNLPRYLTEDIELAGQTIPAGDIVMVAMDKANRDPKQFEDPDTLNILRTDAKGHVAFGHGIHVCLGAPLARVELQSVISTLFSRIPTLKVAVPSDEIQVKTEAKIFGLKSLPVTW; encoded by the coding sequence ATGACGACCAGCGAGCAGACGGCGAATGTCGATTCCGGTGCCCAGGACGCGAATTCGCAAGAGCTACCGGTGTTCCCGTTCAAACGGCAGTGCCCCTTCGCGCCCGCGGATGACTACGCCGACGGTGGCTCCATCCGCAAGGTGTCGTTCAAGAGCCTCGTGCCGGCTTGGCTGGTGACCGACTACAGCGACGTCAAGGCCGTGCTCGCCGACCGGCGCTCCAGCGTCCGGAACATCCCCGACCCATCCCGGGGCGACGAGGGCGGCGAGCCACTGCCCGGCTTCTTCGTCGCGATGGATCCGCCGGACCAGACCCGGCTGCGCAAGATGCTCTCCCGCGAATTCACCCCGCGCCGCATGGAAGCCATGCGGCCCGCGGTGGAGCGGATCACGAACAAGCTGATCGATCAGATTCTCGAGCAGGACGGGCCGGTCGACCTGGTCCAGGCCCTGGCGCTCCCGTTGCCGTCATTGGTGATCTGCGAATTGTTGGGCATCCCCTACGACCGGCACGACTGGTTCCAGGAAGAGACCGTGAAGTTCCTGCGCCTCGATACCTCACCGGAAGAGGCGGCCCAGACGGTCGCTTCGGTCATGGGGTATCTCGGAGAACTCACCGTCTCCAAGATGGATGATCCCGGCGACGATCTGATCAGCTTGCTGCTCAACCACGTTCGCAGCGGCGACCCGACCATCCCCGAAGTGGCCGGCATGGCCGCGTTCCTGCTGATGGCCGGGCACGAGACGACCGGCAACATGATCTCATTGGGCGTGTACGCCCTCCTGGAGCATCCCGATCAACTCGAACTGCTGCGCCAGGACCCGTCCCGGGTGCCGGCTGCGGTGGAGGAACTGCTGCGCTTCCTCGACATCATCGGAAATCTGCCGCGCTACCTGACCGAAGACATCGAACTCGCGGGTCAGACCATCCCGGCCGGCGACATCGTCATGGTGGCCATGGACAAGGCCAACCGCGACCCCAAACAATTCGAGGATCCGGACACGCTGAATATCCTGCGCACGGACGCCAAAGGCCACGTCGCCTTCGGGCACGGCATCCACGTGTGCCTCGGCGCGCCGCTCGCCCGGGTGGAACTGCAGTCGGTGATCAGCACGCTGTTCAGCCGGATTCCGACACTCAAGGTGGCAGTCCCCTCCGACGAGATCCAGGTGAAGACCGAAGCCAAGATCTTCGGGCTGAAGTCGCTGCCCGTCACCTGGTAG
- a CDS encoding MCE family protein: MRSNLRRVIVNLTVFVVVCVVAAFGLLAVFSNLRFSGEELYRAEFTDVSGLEVNDFVRIAGVEVGQVKRISVTRASLAVVEFSAEPGVVLTEATKAQIRWANPIGDRYMALLDGPGSAKRLTTDVAIPVARTEPALDLDTLLGGFRPLFRALDPEQVNTLSSALIQAFQGEGVTIGSFLRQASLVTNTLADRDELIGQVIGNLNAVLDTFGGRTDQFGKAVDSLSQLVAALEARKTDVTNAVAYTNAASATVADLLTQARQPFKEAVAQSDRVTSLVLADHEYFDDLLNTLPDAYKKLARLGSRGDFIPEYLCSLSLKVNGKGGQPVYVKIAEQTTGRCAPK; this comes from the coding sequence GTGAGAAGTAACTTGCGGCGCGTGATCGTCAACCTGACCGTCTTCGTCGTGGTCTGCGTCGTCGCGGCGTTCGGGTTGCTGGCGGTGTTCTCGAACCTGCGATTCTCTGGTGAAGAGCTCTACCGGGCTGAGTTCACCGATGTCAGCGGCCTCGAGGTGAACGACTTCGTCCGCATCGCGGGCGTCGAAGTCGGTCAGGTGAAGAGGATCTCGGTCACCCGTGCCTCCCTGGCAGTCGTCGAGTTCTCCGCCGAACCCGGGGTGGTGCTCACCGAGGCCACCAAGGCGCAGATCCGGTGGGCCAACCCGATCGGCGACCGATACATGGCGCTTCTGGACGGGCCCGGGTCGGCGAAACGGCTCACCACCGATGTCGCTATTCCGGTCGCGCGCACTGAACCGGCTCTCGATCTGGACACGCTGCTCGGTGGATTCCGTCCACTGTTCCGGGCTTTGGACCCCGAACAGGTCAACACCCTGTCGAGCGCCCTGATCCAGGCGTTTCAGGGCGAAGGCGTCACCATCGGTTCGTTCCTGAGGCAGGCGTCGCTGGTCACCAACACGCTGGCCGACCGTGACGAGCTCATCGGACAGGTGATCGGCAACCTCAATGCAGTTCTGGACACCTTCGGCGGCCGAACCGACCAGTTCGGCAAGGCGGTCGACTCGCTGTCGCAGTTGGTCGCGGCACTCGAGGCGAGAAAGACCGACGTCACGAATGCGGTCGCCTACACCAACGCCGCCTCTGCGACGGTCGCGGATCTGCTGACCCAGGCCCGACAGCCCTTCAAAGAGGCGGTCGCGCAATCAGATCGGGTGACGTCTTTGGTGCTCGCCGACCATGAGTACTTCGACGATCTGCTCAATACACTGCCGGATGCGTACAAGAAGCTGGCCCGGCTCGGCAGCCGCGGCGACTTCATTCCCGAGTACCTGTGCTCGCTGTCCCTCAAGGTCAACGGTAAAGGCGGACAACCGGTCTACGTCAAAATCGCCGAACAGACCACAGGACGGTGCGCACCGAAATGA
- a CDS encoding MCE family protein, with product MRTAGRKALCYRGFSLVLAVAVALLTGCQWRGLNSLPMPGTQGGDARSYVVQAQLPDVGTIEPNSRVRVGDVNVGTVTKIERQGWHALITMRLNGDVELPANTTATVGQTSLLGSLHVELNPPIDAPARGKLGAGSLIPLAAGASYPTTDQTLAALSLLLNCGGVGQLQDITAAFATAFAGRESDLRSLIEQLDQFVGRLNTQTGDIVAATESFNGLVSQLAEQKPVLDNAMRTIPDALRVLSEQRENVTGAVDGFGKFSALTTDAVNQTKQNLVAELQAVGPVLKSLADAGPDMTRSLSLLSTLPWPKENIDKIVRGDYLNTDVIFDLTLSRLGDGLLNGTRFEGDLTELEMQWGRTIGQLPSPYTARNPLVAPYQVNQGP from the coding sequence ATGAGGACGGCAGGTCGAAAGGCATTGTGCTACCGGGGTTTCAGCCTGGTACTGGCCGTCGCCGTCGCTCTTCTGACCGGGTGTCAGTGGCGCGGGTTGAACTCGCTGCCGATGCCAGGCACCCAGGGTGGCGATGCCCGGTCCTACGTGGTGCAGGCGCAACTCCCCGACGTCGGGACCATCGAACCGAACTCACGAGTGCGCGTGGGAGACGTCAACGTCGGCACCGTCACCAAGATCGAACGGCAGGGCTGGCATGCGCTGATCACCATGCGGCTCAACGGCGATGTCGAGTTGCCCGCCAACACGACTGCCACCGTGGGCCAGACGAGCCTGCTCGGCTCATTGCATGTCGAGTTGAATCCGCCAATCGACGCGCCGGCGCGGGGGAAGCTCGGTGCGGGCTCGTTGATTCCGCTGGCGGCTGGGGCGTCCTACCCGACCACCGACCAGACATTGGCGGCCTTGTCGCTGTTGCTCAACTGTGGCGGAGTCGGCCAGCTCCAGGACATCACGGCGGCTTTCGCAACCGCATTCGCCGGCCGTGAAAGTGACCTCCGCAGCCTCATCGAGCAACTGGACCAGTTCGTCGGACGGCTCAACACCCAGACCGGTGACATCGTCGCCGCGACCGAGAGCTTCAACGGTCTCGTGAGTCAGTTGGCCGAGCAGAAGCCCGTCCTGGACAACGCGATGCGGACCATTCCCGATGCGCTCCGAGTACTCAGCGAACAGCGGGAGAACGTGACCGGCGCGGTGGACGGTTTCGGTAAGTTCAGCGCGCTGACCACCGACGCGGTCAACCAGACCAAGCAGAACCTCGTCGCCGAACTCCAAGCGGTCGGACCGGTACTGAAGTCGTTGGCCGACGCGGGACCGGATATGACGCGGTCGCTGAGCCTGCTGTCCACGCTGCCGTGGCCGAAGGAGAACATCGACAAGATCGTGCGCGGGGACTACCTCAACACCGACGTGATCTTCGACCTCACGTTGAGCAGGTTGGGTGACGGGTTGCTCAACGGCACGCGCTTCGAAGGCGATCTCACCGAGCTGGAGATGCAATGGGGCCGCACGATAGGACAGCTCCCCAGTCCGTACACCGCGCGCAACCCACTCGTCGCGCCGTACCAGGTGAATCAGGGGCCGTGA